In a genomic window of Streptomyces noursei ATCC 11455:
- a CDS encoding cytochrome P450 has product MTTSKHASTAHVQELEIARSCPHSPNAQHIGFQQQGHPAQVTLATLAPGAPVWAVSNHSDIRTMLADSRFSADREKQGFPFQVDGQPGNFRRTMISMDGTEHRDARRSVTGEFTLKRMKALQPRIQQIVDDRIDSMLAGPNPVDLVGALSLPVPSLVICEQLGVPYEGHEFFQARSNKLLLRGASAEERLCALDELLEFLSDLITRKEVEPTDDLLGRQIVKLREAGTYRHEDLVRMAFLLLVAGHETTANMISLGAMILIDRPNDAEILRADPSKIPVAVEELLRYFTIAEFIPTRVATEDVELGGTLIKEGDVLVALCNVANRDPALFPDGNELDIQRRARHQLAFGYGAHQCLGQNLARMELEIVYATLLRRIPTLRSAIPTEDLSFKNDADIYGIHEFPVTW; this is encoded by the coding sequence GTGACCACTTCGAAACACGCCTCGACAGCGCACGTTCAAGAATTGGAAATCGCCCGCAGCTGCCCACACTCCCCGAATGCGCAGCACATCGGATTCCAGCAGCAGGGCCACCCCGCCCAGGTCACCTTGGCGACCCTGGCGCCCGGTGCACCGGTCTGGGCGGTGAGCAACCACTCCGATATCCGCACCATGCTCGCCGACAGCCGGTTCAGCGCCGACCGGGAAAAGCAGGGTTTTCCGTTCCAGGTCGACGGACAGCCGGGAAATTTCCGCCGCACGATGATTTCCATGGACGGGACGGAACACCGGGACGCCCGCCGCTCGGTGACCGGAGAATTTACCCTGAAACGCATGAAAGCATTGCAGCCGCGCATTCAGCAGATTGTGGATGACCGCATTGACTCGATGCTGGCCGGACCGAATCCAGTGGACCTGGTCGGCGCACTTTCACTGCCCGTTCCCTCCCTGGTGATCTGCGAGCAACTGGGCGTGCCCTACGAAGGCCATGAGTTCTTCCAGGCCCGCTCCAACAAGCTGCTCCTGCGCGGCGCTTCGGCCGAGGAGCGCCTGTGCGCGCTCGATGAACTCCTTGAGTTCCTCAGCGATCTCATCACCAGGAAAGAGGTCGAGCCGACCGACGATCTGCTCGGACGACAGATCGTGAAATTACGCGAAGCAGGCACATATCGGCACGAAGATTTGGTACGCATGGCGTTCCTTCTCCTGGTCGCCGGGCACGAGACCACCGCGAACATGATCTCACTCGGAGCCATGATCCTGATCGATCGCCCGAACGACGCGGAAATCCTGCGCGCGGATCCGAGTAAAATCCCGGTCGCCGTGGAAGAGCTCCTGCGCTATTTCACCATCGCCGAGTTCATCCCCACGCGCGTGGCCACCGAGGACGTCGAACTCGGCGGCACCCTGATAAAGGAAGGAGATGTCCTTGTCGCACTCTGCAACGTAGCCAACCGCGATCCTGCTTTATTTCCCGACGGCAACGAGCTGGATATACAGCGCAGAGCCCGTCACCAACTGGCGTTCGGTTACGGAGCACACCAATGCCTCGGGCAAAACCTTGCCCGAATGGAGCTGGAAATCGTCTACGCGACCCTGCTACGACGCATCCCCACATTGCGCTCTGCAATACCGACCGAGGATTTATCATTCAAGAATGACGCGGACATCTACGGCATCCATGAATTCCCGGTTACCTGGTAA
- a CDS encoding MerR family transcriptional regulator, producing MRIGELAGLAGVSTRTVRHYHHLGLLPEPQRKANGYREYGLRDAVALARVRRLTELGLGLEEVRDVLADDAGRELPEVLAELDEDLARQEEAIRARRARLAEVLRRGEEPGGLPEEGPVSEQLAEVFAKMARTSATLPGPEPAMAVREREVLALLDASGDGRARGAMAAALREMFVTPGSMEQAYAAYGLLDELAGAAVDDPRVVEAARALVECVPDRVVTAIAAGAGPVADAGRATGVWAELLVTELAPAQAEAMRVAMRMIGEGTR from the coding sequence ATGCGTATCGGGGAACTCGCCGGGCTTGCCGGCGTCAGCACGCGGACCGTGCGGCACTACCACCACCTGGGGCTGCTTCCGGAGCCGCAGCGGAAGGCCAATGGGTACCGGGAGTACGGGCTGCGGGACGCGGTGGCGCTGGCGCGGGTGCGGCGGCTGACGGAGCTGGGGCTCGGGCTGGAGGAGGTCCGGGACGTGCTGGCCGACGACGCCGGCCGGGAGCTGCCGGAGGTGCTGGCGGAGCTGGACGAGGACCTGGCGCGGCAGGAGGAGGCGATCCGGGCCCGGCGGGCGCGGTTGGCGGAGGTGCTGCGGCGCGGCGAGGAGCCGGGTGGGCTCCCGGAGGAGGGCCCGGTGTCGGAGCAACTGGCCGAGGTGTTCGCGAAGATGGCGCGGACGTCGGCGACGCTGCCGGGGCCGGAGCCGGCGATGGCGGTGCGGGAGCGGGAGGTGCTGGCCCTGCTGGACGCGTCGGGCGACGGCCGGGCGCGGGGGGCGATGGCGGCGGCGCTGCGGGAGATGTTCGTGACGCCGGGCTCGATGGAGCAGGCGTATGCCGCGTACGGGCTGCTGGACGAGCTGGCGGGGGCGGCGGTGGACGATCCGCGGGTGGTGGAGGCCGCGCGGGCGCTGGTGGAGTGCGTGCCCGACCGAGTGGTGACGGCGATCGCCGCCGGGGCCGGGCCGGTGGCGGACGCGGGGCGGGCGACCGGGGTCTGGGCGGAGCTGCTGGTGACGGAGCTGGCGCCGGCGCAGGCGGAGGCGATGCGGGTGGCGATGCGGATGATCGGGGAGGGAACGCGATGA
- a CDS encoding RNB domain-containing ribonuclease, with product MPRRHMHVTDAAEAPLRAALHELRVRLEIPDHFPPTAQAEAESAARAPRIPAGDGEVVTEHTLDDATDLPLFTLDPPGSQDLDQAMFLSRRRGGGIRVHYAIADVASFVTPGGALDAEAHHRVATLYFPDERVPLHPTVLSEGAASLLPDQDRPAVLWQFDLDAAGALTGSTVRRALVRSRARLDYPGVQRALDDGTAEEPLALLREIGLLREELAAARGAISLNLPEQEIVERDGSYTLAYRAPLPAAAWNAQISLLTGMAAAELMLAAGTGILRTLPPPGPQPPSSGEDPDPPTGSVARLRLTAQALGVEWPHHTSYAALIRTLDPRRAGDAAFLQECTTLLRGAGYTVFDGGAPPAAGVVHAAVAAPYAHATAPLRRLVDRYTSELCLAAAAGHAPPGWVRAALSALPHEMETGAQHANRVERACVDLVEAALLHDRVGETFEALVVDRHADDPTQGTVHLCEPAVIGPVQAAPGGAELPLGRRIRVRLAGAEPGREPVLFTPV from the coding sequence ATGCCCCGTCGCCATATGCATGTGACCGACGCAGCGGAGGCCCCCCTCCGGGCCGCCCTGCACGAGCTGCGCGTGCGGCTGGAGATCCCCGACCACTTCCCGCCCACCGCCCAGGCCGAGGCGGAGAGCGCCGCCCGCGCCCCGCGCATCCCGGCCGGCGACGGCGAGGTGGTCACCGAGCACACCCTGGACGACGCCACCGACCTGCCCCTCTTCACCCTTGACCCGCCCGGTTCCCAGGACCTGGACCAGGCGATGTTCCTGTCCCGGCGGCGGGGCGGCGGCATCCGCGTCCACTACGCCATCGCCGACGTCGCCTCGTTCGTCACCCCGGGCGGCGCCCTGGACGCCGAGGCGCACCACCGGGTGGCCACCCTCTACTTCCCCGACGAGCGGGTCCCGCTGCACCCCACCGTGCTCAGCGAGGGCGCCGCCAGCCTGCTGCCCGACCAGGACCGCCCGGCCGTCCTGTGGCAGTTCGACCTCGACGCCGCCGGCGCGCTGACCGGCAGCACCGTCCGCCGCGCCCTGGTCCGCTCCCGCGCCCGCCTCGACTACCCGGGCGTCCAGCGCGCCCTCGACGACGGCACCGCCGAGGAGCCGCTCGCCCTGCTCCGCGAGATCGGGCTGCTCCGCGAGGAGCTGGCGGCGGCCCGCGGCGCGATCTCGCTCAACCTCCCCGAGCAGGAGATCGTCGAACGCGACGGCAGCTACACCCTCGCCTACCGCGCCCCGCTCCCGGCCGCCGCCTGGAACGCCCAGATCTCCCTGCTCACCGGCATGGCCGCGGCCGAGCTGATGCTCGCCGCCGGCACCGGCATCCTGCGCACCCTCCCGCCCCCCGGCCCGCAACCCCCTTCGAGCGGCGAGGACCCCGACCCCCCGACCGGCTCGGTCGCCCGGCTCCGCCTGACCGCACAGGCCCTCGGCGTCGAATGGCCCCACCACACCTCGTACGCGGCACTGATCCGCACCCTCGACCCGCGCCGCGCCGGCGACGCCGCGTTCCTCCAGGAGTGCACCACCCTGCTCCGCGGCGCCGGCTACACGGTCTTCGACGGCGGCGCCCCGCCGGCCGCCGGCGTCGTGCACGCCGCGGTCGCCGCCCCGTACGCGCACGCCACCGCCCCGCTGCGCCGGCTCGTGGACCGCTACACCTCCGAGCTCTGCCTGGCCGCCGCGGCCGGCCACGCCCCGCCCGGCTGGGTCCGCGCCGCCCTCTCCGCCCTCCCGCACGAGATGGAGACCGGTGCCCAGCACGCCAACCGGGTCGAGCGGGCCTGCGTCGACCTCGTCGAGGCGGCCCTGCTGCACGACCGGGTCGGCGAGACCTTCGAGGCCCTGGTCGTCGACCGGCACGCGGACGACCCGACCCAGGGCACCGTCCACCTCTGCGAACCGGCCGTCATCGGCCCCGTCCAGGCCGCCCCCGGCGGCGCCGAGCTGCCCCTCGGCCGGCGCATCAGGGTCCGCCTGGCCGGCGCCGAACCGGGCCGGGAACCGGTCCTCTTCACCCCGGTGTGA
- the eda gene encoding bifunctional 4-hydroxy-2-oxoglutarate aldolase/2-dehydro-3-deoxy-phosphogluconate aldolase, translating into MGGVTDAAPSPVPSSPSVLDLAPVIPVVVLQDAADAVPLARALVAGGLPAIEVTLRTPAALEAISAIADEVPEAAVGAGTLLDPQQVAAARAAGARFLVSPGWSPRLLGALRDSGLPFLPGVSTASEVVTLLDEGVTELKFFPAEAAGGTAYLRSLAAPLPQARFCPTGGIGPASAPSYLALPNVGCVGGTWMLPADALAAKDWARVEGLAREAAALGG; encoded by the coding sequence ATGGGCGGCGTGACTGACGCCGCCCCCTCCCCCGTGCCCTCGTCCCCCTCGGTCCTCGACCTCGCCCCGGTCATCCCGGTCGTGGTCCTCCAGGACGCCGCGGACGCCGTTCCGCTCGCCCGGGCACTGGTCGCCGGCGGGCTGCCGGCGATCGAGGTGACCCTGCGCACGCCCGCCGCGCTGGAAGCGATCTCGGCCATCGCCGACGAGGTACCGGAGGCGGCGGTCGGCGCCGGGACCCTGCTGGACCCGCAGCAGGTCGCGGCGGCCCGGGCGGCCGGGGCGCGGTTCCTGGTGAGCCCCGGCTGGTCGCCTCGGCTGCTCGGCGCGCTGCGGGACTCCGGACTGCCGTTCCTGCCGGGCGTCTCGACGGCCTCGGAGGTGGTGACCCTGCTGGACGAGGGGGTCACCGAGCTGAAGTTCTTCCCCGCGGAGGCGGCGGGCGGCACCGCCTATCTGAGGTCGCTGGCCGCGCCGCTGCCGCAGGCCCGCTTCTGCCCGACCGGCGGGATCGGCCCGGCCTCGGCCCCCTCGTACCTGGCGCTGCCCAACGTCGGCTGCGTCGGCGGCACTTGGATGCTGCCGGCGGACGCGCTGGCCGCCAAGGACTGGGCGCGGGTCGAGGGGCTGGCCCGGGAGGCGGCGGCGCTGGGCGGCTAA
- a CDS encoding multidrug effflux MFS transporter: MTVSIDTAPPRTGTGRLIIVLGGLSAVSPFAIDMYAPGFPEIVTSFGTSKTDVQLSLTACLVGLAVGQVVLGPVSDAMGRRRLLLAGCGMFSVLSLVCALAPSIAVFDMARLLQGIAGSAGIVIGRAVVSDRFTGTRAARQLTTLSVIGSTAPVLAPVAGGILLDVGSWRLVFVALAVTGLLLMTAVWAWVPESLPVERRRAGGLRSVFAAMGGLLRRREMVGYLLVMGCGLAALFAYITGSPFVFEGAYGLSPTAYSLVFATNAVGTVVAGAIFGRLAGRVRLNSLLAIGVALTVVSLITLVALLGIGISTFPATWACLFGFTFGFGLLLPASTTIVLAVGSDAPGAASGMLGGAQFVLGAAAAPLPGVLGNTTAMSTAVVVLGSVLLSAVALLTLARPWQGHGEPAGQS, from the coding sequence ATGACCGTCAGCATCGACACCGCGCCCCCTCGGACCGGAACGGGGCGTTTGATCATCGTCCTTGGCGGACTCTCGGCGGTGTCGCCGTTCGCCATCGACATGTACGCGCCCGGCTTCCCGGAGATCGTCACCTCGTTCGGAACCTCGAAAACGGACGTCCAACTCTCCCTGACGGCCTGCCTCGTCGGGCTCGCCGTCGGCCAGGTCGTGCTCGGCCCAGTTAGCGACGCGATGGGGCGGCGACGCCTGCTCCTGGCCGGCTGCGGCATGTTCAGCGTGCTGTCCCTGGTCTGCGCGCTCGCCCCGTCCATCGCCGTGTTCGACATGGCCCGGCTGCTGCAGGGGATCGCGGGCAGCGCAGGGATCGTCATCGGACGGGCGGTCGTCAGCGACCGGTTCACCGGCACCCGCGCAGCACGCCAGCTCACGACACTGAGCGTGATCGGGTCGACCGCGCCGGTTCTGGCGCCGGTGGCCGGAGGCATCCTTCTCGACGTTGGCTCATGGCGCCTGGTGTTCGTGGCGCTGGCCGTGACCGGGCTGCTGTTGATGACCGCGGTCTGGGCGTGGGTTCCCGAATCACTGCCCGTCGAGCGGCGCCGGGCCGGCGGTCTGCGATCCGTGTTCGCCGCGATGGGCGGACTGCTCAGGCGTCGCGAAATGGTCGGCTATCTCCTCGTCATGGGGTGTGGACTGGCCGCCCTGTTCGCGTACATCACTGGATCGCCCTTCGTCTTCGAAGGTGCCTACGGCCTGTCGCCCACTGCGTACAGCCTCGTCTTCGCCACGAACGCCGTCGGCACCGTGGTGGCCGGTGCAATATTCGGACGGCTGGCCGGGCGCGTACGTCTCAACTCCCTGCTCGCCATCGGCGTAGCCCTCACCGTCGTCTCCCTGATCACGCTGGTGGCCCTGCTCGGCATCGGCATCAGCACGTTCCCGGCCACATGGGCCTGCCTGTTCGGCTTCACCTTCGGGTTCGGGCTCCTGCTGCCCGCGTCGACCACCATCGTCCTCGCGGTCGGTAGCGATGCCCCCGGAGCCGCTTCCGGCATGCTCGGTGGCGCCCAGTTCGTGCTCGGCGCCGCGGCCGCGCCTCTGCCCGGTGTTCTGGGCAACACCACCGCCATGTCAACGGCCGTCGTGGTGCTGGGCTCTGTTCTCCTCTCCGCGGTGGCTCTGCTCACGCTCGCCCGGCCGTGGCAGGGCCACGGCGAGCCGGCCGGCCAATCCTGA
- a CDS encoding ABC transporter substrate-binding protein, with protein sequence MPPLPDRRRFLTAGALGLFALGTAGCSPPEAGRRQTAPVRESTWSFSDDAHRTVRLANRPRRIVAYATAAAALWDYGIRPVGVYGALRKQGGNKDVTVLGEVDLSRVATVGATWGHISVERLGRLHPELVVDPLQYGAPQIDPSSLELTEKLAPVVSIEVYGARVGTAVRRYADLAAALGADFTTPELRRGKAAYTAARDRARRAIAGKPGLRVLFASADQDGIRVSKAGFPSIGDFAGLGLDVVKPTGGTRYMEKLSWELVDRYPADLILLDVRSSSLQAADLSANGLWRSLPAVRAGQLGPWNPEPNLSHHGMARVYDSLTRSLTDARPRIA encoded by the coding sequence ATGCCGCCCCTGCCCGACCGTCGCCGGTTCCTGACCGCCGGCGCCCTCGGACTCTTCGCGCTCGGCACGGCGGGCTGCTCGCCCCCGGAGGCCGGCCGTAGACAGACCGCCCCGGTCCGCGAAAGCACCTGGAGCTTCTCAGATGACGCCCACCGGACGGTCCGGCTGGCGAACCGCCCGCGGCGCATCGTGGCCTATGCCACCGCGGCCGCGGCCCTGTGGGACTACGGAATCCGCCCGGTCGGCGTCTATGGCGCCTTACGGAAGCAGGGGGGCAACAAGGACGTCACCGTACTCGGCGAGGTGGACCTGAGTCGCGTGGCCACGGTCGGCGCCACCTGGGGGCATATCAGTGTCGAGCGGCTGGGGAGGCTGCACCCGGAGCTCGTCGTCGACCCCCTCCAGTACGGTGCGCCCCAGATCGACCCGAGCAGCCTCGAACTCACCGAAAAGCTGGCCCCTGTAGTGTCCATAGAGGTCTACGGAGCCAGGGTCGGCACTGCCGTGCGGCGTTACGCCGACCTCGCCGCCGCCCTCGGAGCCGACTTCACCACACCGGAGCTGCGACGCGGGAAGGCGGCCTACACCGCCGCCCGCGACAGGGCCCGCCGGGCCATCGCCGGCAAGCCCGGGCTACGGGTCCTCTTCGCCTCGGCCGACCAGGACGGCATCAGGGTCAGCAAAGCGGGATTCCCGTCGATCGGCGATTTCGCAGGCCTCGGCCTGGACGTCGTCAAACCCACCGGCGGCACCCGTTACATGGAAAAGCTCTCCTGGGAGCTCGTCGACCGCTATCCGGCCGACCTCATCCTCCTCGACGTGCGCTCCAGCAGCCTTCAGGCAGCGGATTTGAGCGCCAATGGCCTGTGGCGGAGCCTCCCCGCCGTCCGCGCCGGTCAGCTCGGCCCGTGGAACCCGGAGCCCAACCTAAGCCACCACGGCATGGCGCGGGTCTACGACTCGCTCACCAGATCACTCACCGACGCCCGGCCGCGTATCGCCTGA
- the yaaA gene encoding peroxide stress protein YaaA, with amino-acid sequence MLVLLPPSEGKAAGGTGKPLDLEGLSLPGLTAARTEVLAELVELCAADAAKAQEVLGLSEGLKGEVAKNAGLRTAGTRPAGEIYTGVLYDALGLASLDAAARKRAERSLLVFSGLWGAVRIGDRIPSYRCSMGVKLPGLGALGAFWRGPMAEVLPEAAGEGLVLDLRSAAYATAWKPKGEPAGRTATVRVLQSKIVNGVEKRSVVSHFNKATKGRLVRDLLMAGSAPADPAELVEALRVLGYVVEAQAPAKGGRPWALDVIVTEL; translated from the coding sequence GTGCTCGTGCTGTTGCCGCCGTCGGAGGGGAAGGCCGCCGGAGGGACCGGGAAGCCACTGGACCTGGAGGGGCTGTCGCTGCCGGGGCTGACCGCGGCGCGGACGGAGGTGCTGGCCGAGCTGGTCGAGCTGTGCGCGGCCGACGCGGCCAAGGCGCAGGAGGTTCTGGGGCTGAGCGAGGGCCTGAAGGGCGAGGTCGCCAAGAACGCGGGGCTGCGCACGGCGGGCACCCGGCCGGCCGGGGAGATCTACACCGGAGTGCTCTACGACGCCCTGGGGCTGGCCTCGCTGGACGCCGCGGCGCGGAAGCGGGCCGAGCGGTCGCTGCTGGTGTTCTCGGGGCTGTGGGGCGCCGTGCGGATCGGCGACCGGATCCCGTCGTACCGCTGCTCGATGGGGGTGAAGCTGCCGGGGCTGGGCGCGCTGGGCGCGTTCTGGCGGGGGCCGATGGCGGAGGTGCTGCCGGAGGCCGCCGGGGAGGGCCTGGTGCTGGACCTGCGGTCGGCGGCGTACGCCACGGCGTGGAAGCCCAAGGGCGAGCCGGCCGGGCGGACCGCGACGGTGCGGGTGCTCCAGTCGAAGATCGTGAACGGGGTCGAGAAGCGGTCGGTGGTCAGCCACTTCAACAAGGCGACCAAGGGCCGGCTGGTGCGGGACCTGCTGATGGCGGGGTCCGCGCCGGCGGATCCGGCGGAGCTGGTGGAGGCGCTGCGCGTGCTGGGGTACGTGGTGGAGGCGCAGGCCCCGGCGAAGGGCGGCAGGCCGTGGGCGCTGGATGTGATCGTCACGGAGCTGTGA
- a CDS encoding helix-turn-helix transcriptional regulator encodes MTRFHQLIGAAGSTALDATYAAYYASIAQADEGRDGTVRHRLRPEVGDGTIEVTSLRSGFHIVRYDVAFVGGHQVGYTFPGDHFELEHCVDGRMQVSEADAGTGALHAGSVSLSPRCATEGVVAHGDGERYRAVSITGTWTGLESYLGSVGAGALPAIGPENVARERYLGRSAALRPVSGPLEELFLHRRSNPGRLLFMESRLAAALAALIDGLTLTGPSAGAGDRALDDHEVAALRRVPELLWQQRHAPPTLADLARASSMSVRRLTTGFRALYGTSVREYHRRRCLDRAAALLVETDWPVARIGHEVGYASPTNFGYAFRRDRGVSPARFRRAHS; translated from the coding sequence ATGACCCGGTTTCACCAGCTCATCGGCGCGGCCGGTTCCACCGCGTTGGACGCGACGTACGCGGCGTACTACGCATCGATCGCCCAGGCCGACGAGGGCCGGGACGGCACCGTCCGGCACCGGCTCCGGCCGGAGGTCGGCGACGGCACGATCGAGGTGACGTCGTTACGCAGCGGGTTCCACATAGTGCGCTACGACGTCGCGTTCGTCGGAGGGCACCAGGTCGGATACACCTTCCCTGGTGACCACTTCGAGCTGGAGCACTGCGTCGACGGACGCATGCAGGTCAGCGAGGCCGACGCCGGCACCGGCGCCCTGCACGCCGGCTCGGTGTCGCTGAGCCCCCGGTGCGCCACCGAGGGTGTCGTCGCACACGGCGACGGCGAGCGGTACCGAGCGGTGTCGATCACCGGGACCTGGACCGGGTTGGAGTCCTATCTCGGAAGCGTCGGCGCCGGTGCCCTCCCCGCCATCGGACCGGAGAACGTCGCGCGCGAGCGCTATCTGGGCCGGTCCGCCGCACTGCGCCCGGTGTCCGGGCCCCTGGAGGAGCTCTTCCTGCACCGGCGGTCGAACCCGGGGCGCCTGCTGTTCATGGAATCCCGGCTCGCGGCGGCGCTGGCCGCACTGATCGACGGGCTCACGCTCACCGGGCCGTCCGCGGGCGCCGGGGACCGCGCCCTGGACGACCACGAGGTGGCCGCGCTGCGCCGTGTCCCCGAACTGCTCTGGCAGCAACGCCACGCACCGCCCACGCTGGCCGACCTGGCCCGCGCGTCGTCGATGTCGGTCCGGCGCCTCACCACCGGGTTCCGCGCGCTGTACGGGACATCGGTAAGGGAGTACCACCGGCGTCGCTGCCTCGACCGGGCCGCGGCTCTGCTCGTCGAGACCGACTGGCCGGTGGCCCGGATCGGGCACGAGGTCGGCTACGCCTCGCCCACCAACTTTGGCTACGCCTTCCGGCGCGACCGGGGCGTCTCCCCCGCCCGGTTCAGGCGGGCGCACTCCTGA
- the asnB gene encoding asparagine synthase (glutamine-hydrolyzing): MCGITGWVDFERDMSSAQGVLRDMADTMACRGPDAQGYWTDTHIGLGHRRLAVIDLEGGVQPMTVEHDGRTLVAVTYSGEVYNYRELRAELRQLGHRFRTESDTEVVLHAYLQWGAAMADKLKGMFAFGIWDARTEELVLVRDRLGIKPLYYYPTRRGLLFGSEAKTILAHPEVRPVVDQDGLRELLAGVKTPEHAIFHGMYELRPGHLLRLGRAGLRIQRYWALEAREHTDDVDTTVRTVRELLEDVIERQLIADVPLCTLLSGGLDSSAVTALAARSLAERGAGPVRSFSVDFAGNERDFTANVVHNSPDAPFATEMAGHVAADHTNLVLNLEELTDPRIRAIVPKAYDSPAAMLGDGYASLYLLFRAIRERSTVALSGEAADELFGGYVWFHVSELRNANTFPWVAAGYDLMPMLSGLLDPGLVAGLDIEGYRAQRYSEALAEVPVLPGEDAMERRIREVSYLSITRFVPFLLDRKDRMSMAVGLEVRVPFCDHRLVEYAFNVPWSMKFFDGREKSLLRAATRDLLPNSIVERKKSAYPISHDPRYDSALRAEFDRLAADPSVPVYSFIDHDGSGRQNTDGWPSRTGLEFMVQLNSWLETHELKL; encoded by the coding sequence ATGTGCGGCATAACGGGCTGGGTGGATTTCGAGCGGGATATGAGCAGCGCGCAGGGCGTGCTGCGGGACATGGCCGACACGATGGCCTGTCGGGGACCGGACGCGCAGGGGTACTGGACAGACACCCATATCGGCTTGGGCCACCGGCGCCTTGCGGTGATTGATCTGGAAGGCGGGGTCCAGCCGATGACCGTCGAACACGACGGCCGCACGCTGGTGGCCGTCACCTACAGCGGCGAGGTGTACAACTACCGCGAGTTACGCGCGGAGCTGCGCCAGCTCGGGCACCGTTTCCGTACCGAAAGCGATACCGAGGTCGTCCTGCACGCCTATCTGCAATGGGGGGCGGCCATGGCGGACAAGCTGAAAGGAATGTTCGCGTTCGGTATCTGGGACGCCCGCACCGAGGAGCTGGTACTCGTGCGCGACCGGCTCGGCATCAAACCGCTGTACTACTACCCCACAAGGCGCGGGCTGCTGTTCGGCTCGGAGGCCAAAACTATACTCGCGCATCCTGAGGTGCGCCCGGTCGTGGACCAAGACGGGCTGCGCGAACTGCTGGCAGGCGTCAAAACCCCGGAACACGCGATTTTCCATGGCATGTATGAACTCCGCCCCGGTCACCTGCTCCGCCTCGGCCGCGCGGGATTGCGTATCCAGCGTTATTGGGCACTAGAGGCGCGCGAACACACCGATGATGTGGACACCACCGTGCGGACGGTGCGCGAGCTGCTCGAAGACGTCATCGAACGTCAGCTCATCGCCGATGTCCCGCTGTGCACCCTGCTTTCCGGTGGGCTGGATTCCAGCGCGGTGACCGCCCTGGCCGCCCGTTCGCTCGCCGAACGCGGGGCAGGCCCGGTTCGTTCGTTCTCTGTCGACTTCGCCGGGAACGAGCGGGATTTCACCGCGAACGTGGTACACAATTCCCCGGATGCCCCATTCGCCACCGAGATGGCCGGCCATGTGGCCGCTGACCACACCAATCTGGTGCTCAACCTCGAAGAACTCACCGACCCACGCATCCGGGCCATAGTGCCGAAGGCATACGATTCGCCCGCCGCGATGCTCGGTGACGGATACGCCTCGCTGTACTTGTTGTTCCGGGCGATTCGCGAGCGGTCAACGGTGGCCCTGTCCGGAGAGGCAGCCGACGAACTGTTCGGGGGCTATGTATGGTTCCACGTTTCGGAGCTGCGCAACGCGAACACCTTCCCCTGGGTGGCCGCCGGATACGACCTGATGCCCATGCTCTCAGGGTTGTTGGACCCGGGATTGGTCGCCGGGCTGGATATCGAAGGCTACCGTGCCCAGCGGTATTCCGAAGCACTGGCCGAGGTACCGGTACTGCCCGGTGAAGATGCCATGGAGCGACGCATTCGAGAGGTGAGCTATCTCAGTATCACCCGCTTCGTGCCGTTTTTACTCGACCGGAAAGATCGGATGAGCATGGCGGTCGGACTCGAAGTACGCGTACCGTTCTGTGACCACCGGCTCGTCGAATACGCCTTCAATGTGCCATGGTCGATGAAGTTCTTCGACGGAAGAGAAAAGAGTCTGTTGCGGGCAGCGACCCGCGATCTACTCCCGAACAGCATCGTGGAACGGAAGAAGAGCGCGTATCCGATAAGCCACGATCCGCGCTACGATTCCGCACTGCGCGCCGAATTCGATCGGCTGGCCGCCGACCCCAGCGTCCCGGTGTATTCCTTTATCGATCACGATGGTTCCGGTCGACAGAATACGGACGGCTGGCCGTCGCGCACCGGGCTTGAATTCATGGTGCAGCTCAACAGCTGGCTGGAGACCCACGAACTGAAACTCTGA